In one window of Syngnathus typhle isolate RoL2023-S1 ecotype Sweden linkage group LG7, RoL_Styp_1.0, whole genome shotgun sequence DNA:
- the tjp1b gene encoding tight junction protein ZO-1 isoform X2 — translation MYPLFWLSPHAGKGCITPPSPPYQRVRASERAKTVQVESAAMEETVIWEQHTVTLHRAPGFGFGIAISGGRDNPHFQSGETSIVISDVLKGGPAEGLLQENDRVVMVNAVSMDNVEHAYAVQQLRKSGKIAKITIRRKRKVHVPMGRLGERETMSEHDEEEDSYDEEIYETRSGRSGAYSGMGGAMGRRSGRSCGRRDRERERSGSRERSLSPRSDRRSHNLPPRPAKVTLVKSRKNEEYGLRLASHIFVKDISPESLAARDGNIQEGDVVLKINGTVTENLSLIDAKKLIERSKGKLKMVVQRDDRATLLNIPDLDDSIPSANASDRDDISDIQSLASDHSNRSHDRLRSSRSRSPDRRSEPSDHSRHSPPQVSNGSHRSRDEERLSKGASTPAKLSEEIPLPKPKEPALTRDDKQLPPLPEPKPVYAQPGQPDVDLPVSPSDAPVPSAAHDDSILRPSMKLVKFKKGESVGLRLAGGNDVGIFVAGVLEDSPAAKEGLEEGDQILRVNNVDFANIIREEAVLFLLDLPKGEEVTILAQKKKDVYRRIVESDVGDSFYIRTHFEYEKESPYGLSFNKGEVFRVVDTLYNGKLGSWLAIRIGKNHQEVERGIIPNKNRAEQLSSVQYTLPKTAGGDRADFWRFRGLRSSKRNLRKSREDLSSQPVQTKFPAYERVVLREAGFLRPVVIFGPIADVAREKLSREEPDLFELAKSEPRDAGTDQRSSGIIRLHTIKQIIDRDKHAVLDITPNAVDRLNYAQWYPIVVFLNPDNKQGVKNMRTRLCPESRKSARKLYERAIKLRKNNHHLFTTTINLNNMNDGWYGALKETIQQQQNQLVWVSEGKADGTTEDDLDIHDDRLSYLSAPGSEYSMYSTDSRHTSDYEDTDTEGGAYTDQELDETLNDEVGLPTEPAITRSSEPVREDPPVIQDTPGYPGYQHPVSPDPANRIDPTGFKMTSPQQQEEASLPMPSLTAAVVAPPAVEQPVQLEALHLEEPPHAAAAAPQADSLSSHSPAPELFQPPPPPHEHYPPGPPGPEPKMFKKDLYNLEEPVRMNHGLKQSLSYTHQLPYQDKQPYREYEHPPYGYDGSGFTEPKSHNTDSHMHYDNRVPHYNEQWSPYDQQTSPSQPPAYQPGHQQPIAYAPRSPYEDGPGRDYSPPQPRYEDALPVGYDGRARHTKSIRYDDPPPPPPPVGYDARSPYEADAHSFPINSPRSPEPPKQYYGDSGLRPAYIPGPHRGFKAGMHEPVMNCEPPILPPKTEVVTSPCEPAVTPGSKPLPPLQREDLEEDPAMKPQSVLNRVKMFENKRSVSMDRSKEGDSSVLRPADVPKPSSAPGPVLKANSLSNLEQERSSYRAPEPQRPHTKPLDDVMRTNHYDPDEDEEYYRKQLSYFDRRSFDSKAMGQPNPGISRFHDVAKPAQLSYPYNRVESVEKVSPGDKRYDPLPQISPSSQYGPPGSAIPPNTLPKLIPSDVNSIAEPLSSPKPDLAALRPVSRDEPTPIGYLPPRALPDKSSVNGTETAPAKTVGAPVPIGYNRYVPKPYTSSARPFERKFESPKFNHNLLPNDTQVKTELLGKPGTVSNSGGKLQLSPQPLDHDSGLDTFTRTMDNRPKYQHNNINAIPKAIPVSPGALDDDDEDEGHTVVATARGIFNCNGGVLSSIETGVSIIIPQGAIPENVEQEIYFKVCRDNSILPPLDKEKGETLLSPLVMCGPHGLKFLKPVELRLPHCASMTPDGWSFALKSSDSSSGDPKNWQNKSLPGDPNYLVGANCVSVLIDHF, via the exons AGCGCAGCAATGGAGGAGACTGTCATTTGGGAACAGCACACTGTAACACTGCACAGG GCACCAGGGTTCGGCTTCGGGATAGCCATATCAGGAGGCCGAGATAACCCTCATTTTCAGAGTGGCGAGACCTCCATTGTTATCTCAGATGTGTTAAAAGGCGGGCCGGCTGAAGGTCTACTACA ggaaaatgacagAGTTGTCATGGTCAATGCTGTGTCTATGGATAATGTGGAGCATGCCTATGCGGTCCAGCAGCTTCGTAAAAGTGGAAAAATTGCCAAAATC ACAATCAGACGGAAGAGGAAAGTTCACGTCCCCATGGGTCGCCTCGGGGAGAGGGAAACCATGTCCGAGCATGACGAGGAAGAGGACAGTTACGACGAAGAGATATACGAGACGCGGAGTGGACGTAGCGGCGCGTACAGCGGCATGGGCGGAGCCATGGGTCGGCGCAGCGGTCGGAGCTGCGGCCGAAGGGACAGGGAACGTGAACGCAGTGGCTCGCGAGAGCGAAGTCTCTCACCGCGGTCGGATCGCCGCTCACACAACCTGCCTCCTCGCCCCGCCAAGGTCACGCTGGTTAAATCACGGAAAAATGAAG AGTATGGCCTGCGCTTGGCCAGCCACATTTTCGTCAAGGACATCTCCCCCGAGAGCCTGGCAGCCAGAGATGGAAACATCCAAGAGGGCGATGTTGTACTGAAG ATCAACGGCACAGTGACCGAGAACCTCTCCTTGATTGATGCCAAGAAGCTGATAGAAAGGTCAAAGGGCAAGCTAAAAATGGTTGTCCAGAGAGATGACCGGGCGACCTTGCTGAACATCCCTGACCTCGATGACAGCATTCCTTCAGCCAACGCCTCCGACAGAGACG aCATTTCAGATATCCAATCTCTGGCATCCGACCATTCTAATCGATCGCACGACAGACTTCGTAGCAGCCGCTCCCGCTCTCCAGACAGACGATCGGAACCCTCGGACCACTCCAGACACTCGCCACCTCAAGTCAGCAATGGCAG TCACAGAAGTCGAGATGAGGAGCGGCTATCAAAAGGTGCTTCAACACCAGCAAAGCTTTCAGAGGAAATTCCTCTGCCCAAGCCGAAGGAGCCGGCTCTCACCAGAGATGACAAACAACTTCCGCCGCTCCCAG AGCCGAAGCCAGTTTACGCTCAGCCTGGACAGCCTGACGTGGACCTGCCTGTCAGCCCATCCGATGCCCCTGTGCCGAGTGCTGCCCACGATGACAGCATCCTTCG GCCGAGCATGAAGCTGGTAAAGTTCAAAAAGGGGGAGAGTGTGGGGCTGCGGTTGGCAGGAGGGAACGATGTTGGCATCTTTGTTGCCGGCGTGCTGGAGGATAGCCCAGCTGCAAAGGAGGGCCTCGAGGAGGGTGACCAAATTCTCAGG GTAAACAACGTCGATTTTGCAAACATAATCCGAGAGGAGGCAGTGCTGTTCCTCCTGGATCTTCCGAAAGGTGAAGAGGTCACCATTTTGGCTCAAAAGAAGAAAGATG tcTATCGGCGGATCGTTGAGTCTGATGTGGGTGACTCCTTTTACATCCGGACCCACTTTGAGTATGAGAAGGAATCTCCATACGGGTTAAGCTTTAACAAGGGCGAGGTGTTCCGTGTGGTTGATACCCTCTACAATGGCAAGCTGGGTTCCTGGCTCGCTATTCGCATTGGCAAGAACCACCAGGAGGTGGAGAGGGGGATCATCCCCAATAAAAACAG AGCGGAGCAGCTCTCCAGCGTGCAATACACACTCCCCAAAACAGCCGGGGGCGACAGGGCGGACTTCTGGAGGTTCCGCGGTCTTCGCAGTTCAAAGAGGAACCTCAGGAAAAGCCGAGAAGATCTTTCCTCACAGCCGGTTCAAACAAAATTCCCAGCTTATGAGAGGGTTGTATTGAGAGAAG CTGGTTTCCTAAGACCTGTTGTGATATTTGGACCTATTGCCGATGTAGCACGAGAGAAACTGTCTAGAGAAGAGCCAGATCTTTTTGAGCTTGCAA AGAGCGAGCCCAGAGATGCAGGAACAGATCAGCGCAGTTCAGGAATTATTCGTCTTCACACCATCAAGCAAATCATAGATAGA GACAAACACGCTGTGCTGGACATCACTCCCAATGCTGTGGACAGGCTGAACTATGCTCAGTGGTACCCAATCGTAGTCTTCCTAAATCCCGATAACAAGCAAGGTGTGAAAAACATGAGGACAAGACTGTGTCCAGAGTCCAGGAAAAGTGCCAGGAAGCTGTATGAACGAGCCATCAAACTGCGGAAGAATAATCATCACCTGTTCACCA CCACCATTAACTTGAACAACATGAATGACGGTTGGTACGGAGCGCTTAAAGAAACCATCCAGCAGCAACAAAACCAGCTCGTGTGGGTGTCTGAGGGAAAG gCGGACGGCACCACGGAAGATGACTTGGATATCCACGACGATCGTCTGTCCTACCTGTCGGCGCCGGGTAGCGAGTACTCCATGTACAGTACGGACAGCCGCCACACGTCCGACTACGAGGACACGGACACGGAAGGCGGCGCGTACACCGACCAGGAGCTCGATGAGACCTTGAATGACGAGGTGGGTCTGCCCACGGAGCCTGCCATCACGCGGTCTTCCGAACCTGTGAGGGAAGACCCACCTGTCATTCAGGACACCCCCGGTTACCCCGGATACCAGCACCCAGTGTCGCCTGACCCAGCGAACCGTATAGACCCCACTGGCTTCAAGATGACATCCCCACAGCAG CAAGAGGAGGCTTCTCTGCCCATGCCCTCCTTGACCGCAGCGGTGGTAGCGCCCCCTGCTGTTGAGCAGCCTGTACAGCTAGAGGCTTTGCACCTAGAGGAGCCGCCCCATGCTGCAGCTGCAGCTCCTCAGGCTGACTCACTTAGCAGCCACAGTCCTGCCCCTGAGCTTTTTcagcccccaccaccaccacatgaACACTACCCACCTGGACCACCTGGTCCAGAACCAAAG ATGTTCAAGAAAGACCTGTATAATCTGGAGGAACCTGTGCGAATGAACCATGGCCTGAAGCAGTCTCTGAGCTATACTCACCAGCTCCCGTACCAGGACAAGCAGCCATACCGGGAATACGAGCACCCGCCTTACGGTTATGACGGAAGCGGCTTCACAGAACCAAAGTCTCACAACACTGACTCTCACATGCACTACGACAACCGTGTGCCTCATTACAACGAACAGTGGTCGCCCTACGACCAGCAGACCTCACCCTCCCAGCCCCCAGCTTACCAGCCGGGCCAccagcaacccatcgcctacgCGCCCCGCTCGCCGTACGAGGACGGGCCCGGGAGGGACTACAGCCCGCCACAACCTCGATACGAAGACGCCCTTCCTGTGGGATACGATGGCAGAGCGCGCCACACTAAGTCTATTCGCTACGATGACCCGCCTCCACCGCCGCCCCCTGTTGGCTACGATGCGCGCTCTCCCTATGAGGCAGACGCTCACAGCTTTCCCATTAACTCGCCTCGTTCTCCAGAACCGCCAAAGCAGTACTACGGCGATTCTGGTTTAAGGCCCGCCTACATTCCCGGTCCACACCGGGGCTTCAAGGCAGGGATGCACGAGCCTGTGATGAACTGCGAACCACCAATCCTCCCTCCTAAAACAGAGGTCGTCACATCCCCTTGTGAACCAGCAGTCACTCCTGGATCTAAACCCTTGCCACCCCTCCAACGGGAAGACCTGGAGGAAGACCCGGCCATGAAACCACAGTCGGTCCTCAACAGAGTAAAGATGTTTGAAAACAAACGCTCCGTTTCAATGGACAGGTCAAAGGAAGGAGACTCGTCAGTTCTCAGG CCAGCAGATGTTCCCAAACCTTCAAGTGCACCTGGTCCAGTGCTCAAGGCAAATTCGCTCAGCAACCTAGAGCAGGAAAGGTCTTCCTACAG GGCTCCTGAGCCACAGAGGCCTCACACCAAACCGCTCGATGATGTAATGCGTACCAATCACTATGACCCGGACGAAGACGAGGAGTACTACAGGAAGCAGTTGTCCTACTTTGATCGTCGGAGCTTTGACAGCAAAGCCATGGGCCAACCCAATCCTGGCATCAGTCGCTTCCACGATGTGGCCAAACCAGCTCAACTGTCGTACCCGTACAACAG AGTGGAGTCTGTCGAGAAAGTGAGTCCAGGTGACAAACGATATGACCCCCTACCTCAAATAAGCCCCTCTTCTCAGTATGGACCCCCTGGCTCTGCCATCCCACCCAATACTCTGCCCAAGCTCATCCCAAGTGATG TGAACTCCATAGCCGAGCCACTGAGCTCCCCCAAACCCGACCTGGCAGCTCTCAGACCCGTTAGCAGGGATGAACCCACACCAATCGGCTATCTGCCCCCAAGGGCCCTTCCCGACAAGTCCTCGGTCAACGGCACGGAGACGGCTCCCGCAAAGACCGTCGGTGCTCCCGTTCCCATCGGTTACAACCGCTACGTCCCTAAGCCGTACACCAGCTCTGCGCGGCCGTTCGAGCGCAAGTTCGAGAGCCCCAAGTTCAACCACAACCTGCTGCCCAATGACACACAGGTGAAGACGGAGCTCCTCGGCAAGCCCGGCACGGTGAGCAACAGCGGGGGAAAGCTGCAGCTCTCCCCCCAGCCTCTGGACCACGACAGTGGTCTGGACACCTTTACTCGCACCATGGACAACAGGCCCAAATACCAGCACAATAACATCAACGCCATCCCCAAAGCCATTCCTGTAAG CCCCGGCGCACTGGACGATGACGACGAGGATGAAGGGCACACGGTGGTGGCCACCGCCAGAGGCATCTTCAACTGCAACGGTGGGGTCCTAAGCTCCATCGAGACGGGCGTCAGCATCATCATCCCCCAGGGTGCCATCCCCGAGAACGTGGAGCAAGAGATCTACTTCAAGGTGTGCCGCGACAACAGCATCCTGCCCCCCCTCGACAAGGAGAAAG GAGAAACGCTGCTAAGTCCGCTGGTGATGTGCGGCCCTCACGGACTCAAGTTCCTGAAGCCGGTGGAGCTGCGCTTACCTCACTGTGCGTCTATGACCCCTGATGGTTGGTCTTTTGCTCTAAAATCCTCCGACTCCTCGTCGG GTGACCCTAAAAACTGGCAGAACAAATCTCTCCCCGGAGACCCAAACTACCTGGTGGGTGCAAACTGTGTTTCTGTGCTCATCGACCACTTCTGA
- the tjp1b gene encoding tight junction protein ZO-1 isoform X8 yields the protein MYPLFWLSPHAGKGCITPPSPPYQRVRASERAKTVQVESAAMEETVIWEQHTVTLHRAPGFGFGIAISGGRDNPHFQSGETSIVISDVLKGGPAEGLLQENDRVVMVNAVSMDNVEHAYAVQQLRKSGKIAKITIRRKRKVHVPMGRLGERETMSEHDEEEDSYDEEIYETRSGRSGAYSGMGGAMGRRSGRSCGRRDRERERSGSRERSLSPRSDRRSHNLPPRPAKVTLVKSRKNEEYGLRLASHIFVKDISPESLAARDGNIQEGDVVLKINGTVTENLSLIDAKKLIERSKGKLKMVVQRDDRATLLNIPDLDDSIPSANASDRDDISDIQSLASDHSNRSHDRLRSSRSRSPDRRSEPSDHSRHSPPQVSNGSHRSRDEERLSKGASTPAKLSEEIPLPKPKEPALTRDDKQLPPLPEPKPVYAQPGQPDVDLPVSPSDAPVPSAAHDDSILRPSMKLVKFKKGESVGLRLAGGNDVGIFVAGVLEDSPAAKEGLEEGDQILRVNNVDFANIIREEAVLFLLDLPKGEEVTILAQKKKDVYRRIVESDVGDSFYIRTHFEYEKESPYGLSFNKGEVFRVVDTLYNGKLGSWLAIRIGKNHQEVERGIIPNKNRAEQLSSVQYTLPKTAGGDRADFWRFRGLRSSKRNLRKSREDLSSQPVQTKFPAYERVVLREAGFLRPVVIFGPIADVAREKLSREEPDLFELAKSEPRDAGTDQRSSGIIRLHTIKQIIDRDKHAVLDITPNAVDRLNYAQWYPIVVFLNPDNKQGVKNMRTRLCPESRKSARKLYERAIKLRKNNHHLFTTTINLNNMNDGWYGALKETIQQQQNQLVWVSEGKADGTTEDDLDIHDDRLSYLSAPGSEYSMYSTDSRHTSDYEDTDTEGGAYTDQELDETLNDEVGLPTEPAITRSSEPVREDPPVIQDTPGYPGYQHPVSPDPANRIDPTGFKMTSPQQQEEASLPMPSLTAAVVAPPAVEQPVQLEALHLEEPPHAAAAAPQADSLSSHSPAPELFQPPPPPHEHYPPGPPGPEPKMFKKDLYNLEEPVRMNHGLKQSLSYTHQLPYQDKQPYREYEHPPYGYDGSGFTEPKSHNTDSHMHYDNRVPHYNEQWSPYDQQTSPSQPPAYQPGHQQPIAYAPRSPYEDGPGRDYSPPQPRYEDALPVGYDGRARHTKSIRYDDPPPPPPPVGYDARSPYEADAHSFPINSPRSPEPPKQYYGDSGLRPAYIPGPHRGFKAGMHEPVMNCEPPILPPKTEVVTSPCEPAVTPGSKPLPPLQREDLEEDPAMKPQSVLNRVKMFENKRSVSMDRSKEGDSSVLRPADVPKPSSAPGPVLKANSLSNLEQERSSYRAPEPQRPHTKPLDDVMRTNHYDPDEDEEYYRKQLSYFDRRSFDSKAMGQPNPGISRFHDVAKPAQLSYPYNRVESVEKVSPGDKRYDPLPQISPSSQYGPPGSAIPPNTLPKLIPSDVNSIAEPLSSPKPDLAALRPVSRDEPTPIGYLPPRALPDKSSVNGTETAPAKTVGAPVPIGYNRYVPKPYTSSARPFERKFESPKFNHNLLPNDTQVKTELLGKPGTVSNSGGKLQLSPQPLDHDSGLDTFTRTMDNRPKYQHNNINAIPKAIPVSPGALDDDDEDEGHTVVATARGIFNCNGGVLSSIETGVSIIIPQGAIPENVEQEIYFKVCRDNSILPPLDKEKGETLLSPLVMCGPHGLKFLKPVELRLPHCDPKNWQNKSLPGDPNYLVGANCVSVLIDHF from the exons AGCGCAGCAATGGAGGAGACTGTCATTTGGGAACAGCACACTGTAACACTGCACAGG GCACCAGGGTTCGGCTTCGGGATAGCCATATCAGGAGGCCGAGATAACCCTCATTTTCAGAGTGGCGAGACCTCCATTGTTATCTCAGATGTGTTAAAAGGCGGGCCGGCTGAAGGTCTACTACA ggaaaatgacagAGTTGTCATGGTCAATGCTGTGTCTATGGATAATGTGGAGCATGCCTATGCGGTCCAGCAGCTTCGTAAAAGTGGAAAAATTGCCAAAATC ACAATCAGACGGAAGAGGAAAGTTCACGTCCCCATGGGTCGCCTCGGGGAGAGGGAAACCATGTCCGAGCATGACGAGGAAGAGGACAGTTACGACGAAGAGATATACGAGACGCGGAGTGGACGTAGCGGCGCGTACAGCGGCATGGGCGGAGCCATGGGTCGGCGCAGCGGTCGGAGCTGCGGCCGAAGGGACAGGGAACGTGAACGCAGTGGCTCGCGAGAGCGAAGTCTCTCACCGCGGTCGGATCGCCGCTCACACAACCTGCCTCCTCGCCCCGCCAAGGTCACGCTGGTTAAATCACGGAAAAATGAAG AGTATGGCCTGCGCTTGGCCAGCCACATTTTCGTCAAGGACATCTCCCCCGAGAGCCTGGCAGCCAGAGATGGAAACATCCAAGAGGGCGATGTTGTACTGAAG ATCAACGGCACAGTGACCGAGAACCTCTCCTTGATTGATGCCAAGAAGCTGATAGAAAGGTCAAAGGGCAAGCTAAAAATGGTTGTCCAGAGAGATGACCGGGCGACCTTGCTGAACATCCCTGACCTCGATGACAGCATTCCTTCAGCCAACGCCTCCGACAGAGACG aCATTTCAGATATCCAATCTCTGGCATCCGACCATTCTAATCGATCGCACGACAGACTTCGTAGCAGCCGCTCCCGCTCTCCAGACAGACGATCGGAACCCTCGGACCACTCCAGACACTCGCCACCTCAAGTCAGCAATGGCAG TCACAGAAGTCGAGATGAGGAGCGGCTATCAAAAGGTGCTTCAACACCAGCAAAGCTTTCAGAGGAAATTCCTCTGCCCAAGCCGAAGGAGCCGGCTCTCACCAGAGATGACAAACAACTTCCGCCGCTCCCAG AGCCGAAGCCAGTTTACGCTCAGCCTGGACAGCCTGACGTGGACCTGCCTGTCAGCCCATCCGATGCCCCTGTGCCGAGTGCTGCCCACGATGACAGCATCCTTCG GCCGAGCATGAAGCTGGTAAAGTTCAAAAAGGGGGAGAGTGTGGGGCTGCGGTTGGCAGGAGGGAACGATGTTGGCATCTTTGTTGCCGGCGTGCTGGAGGATAGCCCAGCTGCAAAGGAGGGCCTCGAGGAGGGTGACCAAATTCTCAGG GTAAACAACGTCGATTTTGCAAACATAATCCGAGAGGAGGCAGTGCTGTTCCTCCTGGATCTTCCGAAAGGTGAAGAGGTCACCATTTTGGCTCAAAAGAAGAAAGATG tcTATCGGCGGATCGTTGAGTCTGATGTGGGTGACTCCTTTTACATCCGGACCCACTTTGAGTATGAGAAGGAATCTCCATACGGGTTAAGCTTTAACAAGGGCGAGGTGTTCCGTGTGGTTGATACCCTCTACAATGGCAAGCTGGGTTCCTGGCTCGCTATTCGCATTGGCAAGAACCACCAGGAGGTGGAGAGGGGGATCATCCCCAATAAAAACAG AGCGGAGCAGCTCTCCAGCGTGCAATACACACTCCCCAAAACAGCCGGGGGCGACAGGGCGGACTTCTGGAGGTTCCGCGGTCTTCGCAGTTCAAAGAGGAACCTCAGGAAAAGCCGAGAAGATCTTTCCTCACAGCCGGTTCAAACAAAATTCCCAGCTTATGAGAGGGTTGTATTGAGAGAAG CTGGTTTCCTAAGACCTGTTGTGATATTTGGACCTATTGCCGATGTAGCACGAGAGAAACTGTCTAGAGAAGAGCCAGATCTTTTTGAGCTTGCAA AGAGCGAGCCCAGAGATGCAGGAACAGATCAGCGCAGTTCAGGAATTATTCGTCTTCACACCATCAAGCAAATCATAGATAGA GACAAACACGCTGTGCTGGACATCACTCCCAATGCTGTGGACAGGCTGAACTATGCTCAGTGGTACCCAATCGTAGTCTTCCTAAATCCCGATAACAAGCAAGGTGTGAAAAACATGAGGACAAGACTGTGTCCAGAGTCCAGGAAAAGTGCCAGGAAGCTGTATGAACGAGCCATCAAACTGCGGAAGAATAATCATCACCTGTTCACCA CCACCATTAACTTGAACAACATGAATGACGGTTGGTACGGAGCGCTTAAAGAAACCATCCAGCAGCAACAAAACCAGCTCGTGTGGGTGTCTGAGGGAAAG gCGGACGGCACCACGGAAGATGACTTGGATATCCACGACGATCGTCTGTCCTACCTGTCGGCGCCGGGTAGCGAGTACTCCATGTACAGTACGGACAGCCGCCACACGTCCGACTACGAGGACACGGACACGGAAGGCGGCGCGTACACCGACCAGGAGCTCGATGAGACCTTGAATGACGAGGTGGGTCTGCCCACGGAGCCTGCCATCACGCGGTCTTCCGAACCTGTGAGGGAAGACCCACCTGTCATTCAGGACACCCCCGGTTACCCCGGATACCAGCACCCAGTGTCGCCTGACCCAGCGAACCGTATAGACCCCACTGGCTTCAAGATGACATCCCCACAGCAG CAAGAGGAGGCTTCTCTGCCCATGCCCTCCTTGACCGCAGCGGTGGTAGCGCCCCCTGCTGTTGAGCAGCCTGTACAGCTAGAGGCTTTGCACCTAGAGGAGCCGCCCCATGCTGCAGCTGCAGCTCCTCAGGCTGACTCACTTAGCAGCCACAGTCCTGCCCCTGAGCTTTTTcagcccccaccaccaccacatgaACACTACCCACCTGGACCACCTGGTCCAGAACCAAAG ATGTTCAAGAAAGACCTGTATAATCTGGAGGAACCTGTGCGAATGAACCATGGCCTGAAGCAGTCTCTGAGCTATACTCACCAGCTCCCGTACCAGGACAAGCAGCCATACCGGGAATACGAGCACCCGCCTTACGGTTATGACGGAAGCGGCTTCACAGAACCAAAGTCTCACAACACTGACTCTCACATGCACTACGACAACCGTGTGCCTCATTACAACGAACAGTGGTCGCCCTACGACCAGCAGACCTCACCCTCCCAGCCCCCAGCTTACCAGCCGGGCCAccagcaacccatcgcctacgCGCCCCGCTCGCCGTACGAGGACGGGCCCGGGAGGGACTACAGCCCGCCACAACCTCGATACGAAGACGCCCTTCCTGTGGGATACGATGGCAGAGCGCGCCACACTAAGTCTATTCGCTACGATGACCCGCCTCCACCGCCGCCCCCTGTTGGCTACGATGCGCGCTCTCCCTATGAGGCAGACGCTCACAGCTTTCCCATTAACTCGCCTCGTTCTCCAGAACCGCCAAAGCAGTACTACGGCGATTCTGGTTTAAGGCCCGCCTACATTCCCGGTCCACACCGGGGCTTCAAGGCAGGGATGCACGAGCCTGTGATGAACTGCGAACCACCAATCCTCCCTCCTAAAACAGAGGTCGTCACATCCCCTTGTGAACCAGCAGTCACTCCTGGATCTAAACCCTTGCCACCCCTCCAACGGGAAGACCTGGAGGAAGACCCGGCCATGAAACCACAGTCGGTCCTCAACAGAGTAAAGATGTTTGAAAACAAACGCTCCGTTTCAATGGACAGGTCAAAGGAAGGAGACTCGTCAGTTCTCAGG CCAGCAGATGTTCCCAAACCTTCAAGTGCACCTGGTCCAGTGCTCAAGGCAAATTCGCTCAGCAACCTAGAGCAGGAAAGGTCTTCCTACAG GGCTCCTGAGCCACAGAGGCCTCACACCAAACCGCTCGATGATGTAATGCGTACCAATCACTATGACCCGGACGAAGACGAGGAGTACTACAGGAAGCAGTTGTCCTACTTTGATCGTCGGAGCTTTGACAGCAAAGCCATGGGCCAACCCAATCCTGGCATCAGTCGCTTCCACGATGTGGCCAAACCAGCTCAACTGTCGTACCCGTACAACAG AGTGGAGTCTGTCGAGAAAGTGAGTCCAGGTGACAAACGATATGACCCCCTACCTCAAATAAGCCCCTCTTCTCAGTATGGACCCCCTGGCTCTGCCATCCCACCCAATACTCTGCCCAAGCTCATCCCAAGTGATG TGAACTCCATAGCCGAGCCACTGAGCTCCCCCAAACCCGACCTGGCAGCTCTCAGACCCGTTAGCAGGGATGAACCCACACCAATCGGCTATCTGCCCCCAAGGGCCCTTCCCGACAAGTCCTCGGTCAACGGCACGGAGACGGCTCCCGCAAAGACCGTCGGTGCTCCCGTTCCCATCGGTTACAACCGCTACGTCCCTAAGCCGTACACCAGCTCTGCGCGGCCGTTCGAGCGCAAGTTCGAGAGCCCCAAGTTCAACCACAACCTGCTGCCCAATGACACACAGGTGAAGACGGAGCTCCTCGGCAAGCCCGGCACGGTGAGCAACAGCGGGGGAAAGCTGCAGCTCTCCCCCCAGCCTCTGGACCACGACAGTGGTCTGGACACCTTTACTCGCACCATGGACAACAGGCCCAAATACCAGCACAATAACATCAACGCCATCCCCAAAGCCATTCCTGTAAG CCCCGGCGCACTGGACGATGACGACGAGGATGAAGGGCACACGGTGGTGGCCACCGCCAGAGGCATCTTCAACTGCAACGGTGGGGTCCTAAGCTCCATCGAGACGGGCGTCAGCATCATCATCCCCCAGGGTGCCATCCCCGAGAACGTGGAGCAAGAGATCTACTTCAAGGTGTGCCGCGACAACAGCATCCTGCCCCCCCTCGACAAGGAGAAAG GAGAAACGCTGCTAAGTCCGCTGGTGATGTGCGGCCCTCACGGACTCAAGTTCCTGAAGCCGGTGGAGCTGCGCTTACCTCACT GTGACCCTAAAAACTGGCAGAACAAATCTCTCCCCGGAGACCCAAACTACCTGGTGGGTGCAAACTGTGTTTCTGTGCTCATCGACCACTTCTGA